From the Maniola jurtina chromosome Z, ilManJurt1.1, whole genome shotgun sequence genome, one window contains:
- the LOC123880015 gene encoding uncharacterized protein LOC123880015 isoform X2 → MNTGEAEPSSGLNGRLRPRKSIIPSPKTSKNTRKPDTKPALDRPKRTSTPSKASPNKSDDLTDKADSPATQTLCPYCDKTYFSKQALSNHVRRTHLSAAKHDSALGCLFCGHGEADARDIIRHMVDSHPNQYFACSDCHTRFPSTAELAEHKLNVCEKQKLPYRNKLRQKVTPKKSQKNITGRNDFENDAKDFPKEQGFNGIVISCEVKSSHLHDLADIEDNITTNFILPPGKNLVNGAVVEKNAVIILDDLQWSKRGPPNFSFQNTDADQILSRLGVVHRSPRTGESTAREWLKNNDDSHQKFEKCFDTSFYSKVASNVQENLTKFLDGSCNFNPDPENTIKTRKAKNIVAINTVEGFPILLACEQFSRHGFDGYMPRAIAPKHKWKWDNLENDKSLMSPEQLKRDSHTNNCIISLVSSLDIWTQLCMRRKYESKFNKSPVQKKTEKQKIIGKELKEILESRELPASTSQVVKYTGPPAPGRSPAEFPASLGLVPTAPSFDLKPAVLSGEWVRPRCYVCCACGAQTHDSKGLSSHISAEHPNAQIQHYEIVGDVLLNSDILKHLYVPPSQVNNRTRPLRGFRECTKCRKSISIEDLHQHMLDCAGDTPAVRRKCRHRPFGVRKRRPRLPDNTIRKKIRKDIRTRHSRKNHLRSRPRIRTEVGDAETIRKMLADLPAKRHRVMVKPLNPTVRPRRNLKQTRNKLVMKKRMTEETKNSQRESSSQVTTASAGAEGSKKHPRAPDDRPPGRPFKTTAKRVVSKIIRKNDSFKKNTVTKSKRKIVLQKDPKVNVSSVVETPPTDNGKNSVQVEQLSIENNPERINISDGSYNTRGHSSRSSNNSNNRDNQSPDPNNGQNSNSRDSFAPSQNVPLKHSIASLTASSETHDKSVQFHHLFLVQQECNNLNQHLPAGQRMLFENEAVVTKLDKPPLHFNHRRPLDLQAYQKSKLNKPRKGLNDCIAMLKNKLVEPNTSTLPGHVSVQCGDDEPLDPEPIVAERRHSTTELNADYTQRSDFVHEHIPKKAVEENAQSSASKSRVTRRSSSTRHGLSSRSDKAAEILSSDELMQWRQFYYDSQMLTAQNITETYTKRESSRRRNSLVPTDDLLLQHAMNLDLLSKSKELTKLAEFNPYPSVSTHHNTPKKNNRRDSQKNKASTNVQSTRSKTKDNGTTREKNIELNSNQPNKQTKQSNRSKSVINSSSIKRNSDKNNTKSAQSCNTVAPPEKLIEPYTQGAVAEDTTANLNIEKRISPVNRSSEEHRSQTLSRNTPVVEYTSNRDIPHTHYTVQHDAARSGPLDLSNKITNKKDSFQYVPQEQFPVVAYDTYETLDLSNKNLGTLPVRDTQLSSDDVVDLRINYAHASLQSRYTPLIPELVNTEVEDDNATDLSVRRDEDFPTDLSMNRRDYSTPSNSYEKTAEGHGRSPINYIRDFSNPIRHVEDRCIIVHEYFDENSERIVVVENEVPADFSSRRSLSRSNMSIMEGPMHLNTYANNAESNDENVPADLSGKSRPFMPTNGATITNTVCNYDNYDTQQAPRCLSSDQIIDYRFNRPIQTPSETNFTRPSTRKSISYGEPSVHFDTTLNTALRACITQDLSAHDGSVNKSKNFEQIDYSNSEVPLSLVSKSAIESTTRNSSRISKSKKTETEMTASAYTTANISVPVSITEPIYTSATVVSTVNTLTASKNIETLNITTESNETHCTELSETHDLSSDDKNSESKKLPVTNTLTTTTSTRETDQRKPETVNISNSTANSDQDPETARKIALLPKELVEILGTMPVDHRNQLLNVLPQYVSTSTSPVSHTKTVEGVTCNSGSAGNIVKAVNQDTKEFKFEANSEDGRVNNTFSPSSKNFQFSESSPISVSSSILLTPPTPQLSERYSLQSQESSEIQMYNTRKSRASIEEQTPSTSVDSNKLNVGSNMLAVKRLTNTIDKNDPDRVIDLTVDENSSENTESTNLESVIHTNMINVSTKDIASTAVISKSKVQKTSSDKTASLRAVRIKTPSERHRSMVSENTMVSKQNKSSLTINVQDDTSKESENISPMAIQQAEVSSTQHRPVLRTSETPMESPTEQHLKTEKLIEKKNNDEVPTVTDKTNLVTSTLSKDMNSNFNNECPTIVCNNNSTLTPGETINVSSSKGSYSDFDINDKTKAIHDVPPKENDIIEKPSLFNTPKDSTLIEDDDSDDDISLAVIVKQKQKDSNLVSNSNQNTKIDVERKLSGNKKKRKAKKISKSKEISSDKSLIKDKLEFTKSTPTAIVSEISLINKERVCNESNLIDKISHGKKNSRKGRRLNNAQIIKYSDRKDQNNDNKAYENEINKENNVSSDIIKNTESTEELFKLKTIDQEPNLSSSNTIVNTEINNIDCLNPPVKKDKSKKMLEIHTACGQSTNEISEINKVVSEKSDPRQNDSKLKQSQNLLNSSCIEQSLPQPQAGTETESVLSTAEVSENRNEIIESKSDDLKLHSLNKTDKSKDLSGEKCTKSKKVSIEICAATNMNSEIEETNVTPLRRSRRGKSLFIDSNSTTTVNPACRDNANEQRAPLTKKQLIFSKLLLDEKNHNKTSLNVGPVIVEKNLHKTPSYTNPEKTEGAFNKMSLNINPKMVEENSSKSLTVPILNENKNNLALCIASKKQKDQDLETQTDSSAECDSSIVNENSSAKKNTNTRNTTINKRKISPQCKRKSKKKKSLRNQTKSEDTDVELQQKVNTENEVNQNIVENKETPLIMNDLVSEIPSKINEELVKKDTSEVNVDCISSPTNLESPNISPKPLPIEKRKSCSPVRQDSLQSSKPKKCKLNDENESIVGAISSKEDETGSTVELKSLENCVVPAKNVTCYNKPARRARSKSVVVKSSGADFYDPYDIDLEDMVDKTERKEISAKMSFSSFKSSIAAKTRKLSKTTTAIIDINTNVLVDDNEKVPDRNDDNIGFHKNTLLCTKDGSSDSDDSSKSDVPLKKYAEEKEKKLAEMSLTMGRNKNRSDNIDESNEKWQDKSKARKKHDRSISVNKKEEKIADDKIDSEKDLRSEQFMESFGFFSERKPRKSNLLATKKISETFHIIANDSDDVYFATKDRGSKKGSADNRKEDTKNLKGSSVSPTKKPAKRVRKKKSTTPEQLEPRFCTTSEDQLALLEKRLDDTCEIKSDEDMDAITAKNILESDEVRNLEYDLISNLKEANGLKGFARLRIHSSDELTGNVSEVLASTSNYQKDFNFEATEDSVATKPKRHPEVKDKMYPDLYDNIDMFEDKFDKIKRKCRSQAAAAKQIQTQVDPNLSHKNQKKSDRKKGKKSSKKSQNIVPTKGALKGFDGIKVSILTSDIDMSAIVPPVGNSFKKKKKNTSKRKRERKSSDVSSKSDSDHVTKDSSQRKVDVYEFLDTEDAELFEFRPSTLMERFKSISNKETPSTSKSYSNELAHSSSESVSDGDDFVYMDDLLFSEDETENSVLSCEIGCGKGNNETKKASPLKRKDVIEKNAVMGKIFKHNAVRTDKKNTKHFAKPKANLDQLFDSLLENEPKEQSKDEAPPKEDTPSASTYCSLSPKRKETVQSKRDELPPVVLSRKPEPSMAVTPFEELISQRNAHKYESAKEYTQLNRANKSNTPFGKYRDTGVADDDDCKSKYRDSHDEVLHSPARDGEDEASEAGGVARQRARRKCAVGKQNVLAETWSSESEPDAAPRPTSAESVLAAHARRRRARRRRPAPSARTRPPPLCWPGDAAPEHPQQHGWIVGDSHKKLVTMLAHAKGRKRSHDERRPLLE, encoded by the exons ATGAATACGGGTGAAGCTGAACCATCGTCTGGTTTAAATGGAAGGTTGAGACCGAGAAAATCTATCATACCTAGTCCTAAAACTTCTAAGAACACTCGCAAGCCCGATACCAAACCAGCTCTGGACAGACCCAAAAGAACCAGCACACCGTCCAAAGCGTCTCCAAACAAATCAGATGATCTCACTGACAAGGCTGACTCACCCGCCACGCAAACTCTCTGCCCCTATTGCGATAAGACTTACTTCTCTAAGCAGGCCCTCTCCAACCACGTGCGACGCACGCATCTCTCCGCGGCGAAACACGACAGCGCGCTCGGCTGCCTCTTCTGCGGCCACGGCGAGGCGGACGCCCGGGACATCATCCGCCACATGGTCGATAGCCATCCCAACCAATACTTCGCTTGCTCCGACTGCCACACCAGGTTCCCGTCGACGGCCGAGCTGGCCGAGCACAAACTCAACGTTTGTGAAAAACAAAAGTTACCATATCGTAACAAATTGCGCCAAAAAGTAACACCCAAAAAGAGTCAAAAGAATATCACCGGACGTAATGACTTCGAGAATGATGCTAAAGATTTTCCTAAAGAGCAAGGTTTTAACGGTATTGTAATTTCCTGCGAAGTGAAATCTTCGCACTTGCACGACCTAGCCGACATCGAGGATAACATAACTACGAATTTCATTTTGCCTCCCGGCAAGAACTTAGTTAATGGCGCAGTCGTCGAGAAAAATGCAGTTATCATCTTAGACGATTTACAATGGAGTAAGAGAGGTCCACCGAATTTTTCCTTTCAAAACACTGATGCCGACCAAATACTCTCCAGATTAGGAGTCGTCCATAGATCCCCCAGAACCGGGGAATCCACTGCCAGGGAATGGTTGAAAAATAATGATGACTCtcatcaaaaatttgaaaagtgTTTTGATACGAGTTTTTATTCAAAAGTTGCTAGCAACGTTCAAGAAAATTTAACCAAGTTTCTCGATGGTTCTTGTAATTTCAATCCTGACCCGGAGAACACGATAAAAACCAGAAAAGCTAAAAACATCGTTGCGATCAATACCGTAGAAGGATTTCCAATACTACTGGCATGCGAGCAGTTCTCACGGCACGGCTTCGACGGGTACATGCCGCGGGCCATAGCGCCCAAGCACAAATGGAAATGGGACAACCTGGAGAACGACAAGAGCCTCATGAGCCCCGAGCAGCTCAAACGCGACTCGCATACCAACAATTGTATCATATCTCTGGTCTCCAGCCTAGACATATGGACTCAGCTGTGCATGAGGCGTAAATATGAAAGCAAGTTTAATAAATCACCAGTACAAAAGAAGACtgaaaagcaaaaaattattggTAAAGAATTGAAAGAAATACTCGAAAGCAGAGAATTGCCTGCGTCGACATCTCAGGTGGTCAAGTACACGGGGCCTCCAGCGCCGGGCCGCTCGCCTGCAGAGTTCCCCGCCTCCCTGGGCCTGGTGCCCACCGCGCCGAGCTTCGACCTCAAGCCGGCGGTGCTGAGCGGCGAGTGGGTCCGGCCCCGGTGCTACGTGTGCTGCGCGTGCGGCGCGCAAACTCACGACTCCAAAGGGCTTTCCTCGCACATATCCGCGGAACACCCGAATGCTCAGATACAGCACTATGAAATCGTCGGAGATGTGCTTCTGAACTCCGATATATTGAAACACTTGTATGTGCCTCCGAGTCAGGTGAACAATCGAACTCGCCCTCTTCGAGGATTCAGGGAGTGCACTAAGTGTAGAAAGTCCATTTCGATAGAAGATTTACATCAACACATGCTAGATTGCGCGGGGGACACGCCTGCAGTTCGTAGGAAATGCAGGCATCGTCCGTTCGGAGTCCGCAAGCGACGGCCGCGCCTTCCGGATAACACGATTCGCAAGAAAATACGCAAGGACATTAGAACGCGACACAGTCGAAAAAATCATTTGAGATCCAGGCCGAGGATAAGAACCGAGGTCGGGGATG CTGAAACCATACGAAAAATGTTAGCCGATTTACCTGCTAAACGTCATCGCGTTATGGTAAAACCCTTAAACCCGACAGTCCGCCCCCGAAGAAATCTTaaacaaacaagaaataaaCTAGTTATGAAGAAAAGAATGACTGAAGAAACCAAAAATTCCCAAAGAGAGAGTTCGTCCCAAGTTACTACAGCCAGTGCGGGTGCCGAAGGTTCCAAGAAGCATCCACGCGCTCCTGACGACCGCCCTCCCGGAAGACCGTTTAAGACCACAGCAAAACGTGTAGTATCCAAAATAATACGCAAAAACGATTCTTTCAAGAAAAATACTGTAAccaaatcaaaaagaaaaatcgtCCTTCAAAAGGACCCAAAAGTAAACGTCTCTTCTGTAGTGGAAACCCCTCCAACAGACAATGGGAAGAACAGTGTGCAAGTAGAACAATTATCTATAGAAAACAACCCTGAAAGAATTAATATTAGTGATGGTTCTTACAATACCAGAGGGCACAGCAGCCGCTCTAGCAATAACTCAAATAATCGAGACAATCAAAGCCCTGATCCTAACAATGGCCAGAACAGTAACTCACGAGATTCCTTTGCTCCATCGCAAAATGTCCCTTTGAAGCATTCAATTGCCAGTCTGACAGCGAGCTCTGAAACACACGATAAATCTGTTCAATttcatcatttatttttagtccAGCAAGAATGCAACAACCTTAACCAACATTTGCCAGCAGGACAAAGAATGCTTTTTGAAAACGAAGCAGTTGTAACCAAGTTGGATAAACCGCCTTTACATTTTAACCATCGCCGACCCTTAGATCTCCAAGCTTATCAGAAAAGTAAGCTAAATAAACCAAGAAAGGGGTTAAATGATTGTATAGCGATGTTGAAGAATAAATTAGTGGAACCAAATACAAGCACATTGCCAGGCCATGTGTCTGTTCAGTGCGGTGACGATGAACCTTTGGATCCAGAGCCGATTGTTGCTGAGCGACGACATTCTACGACTGAATTGAACGCAGATTACACGCAAAGATCAgattttgttcatgaacatattccAAAGAAAGCTGTAGAAGAAAATGCGCAATCTTCAGCTAGCAAAAGTAGGGTGACCCGAAGGTCTAGCTCGACACGACATGGACTTAGTTCCCGTAGCGACAAAGCGGCAGAAATTTTATCTAGTGACGAATTGATGCAATGGAGGCAGTTTTACTATGATAGTCAAATGCTGACTGCTCAGAATATTACCGAAACTTATACGAAACGTGAATCTTCTCGACGTCGAAATTCTCTCGTACCCACTGATGATCTATTGCTTCAACATGCTATGAATCTAGACTTATTAAGTAAAAGCAAAGAATTGACgaaattggctgaatttaatCCTTATCCTAGTGTATCAACACACCATAACACGCCTAAGAAAAATAATCGCAGAGATAGCCAGAAAAACAAAGCATCTACCAATGTTCAATCTACAAGGTCTAAAACTAAAGATAATGGAACGACGCgtgaaaaaaatatagaattGAATAGTAATCaaccaaacaaacaaaccaaGCAAAGTAACCGCAGTAAATCAGTTATAAATTCCTCATCTATTAAGAGAAATTCTGATAAGAATAATACAAAAAGTGCCCAATCATGTAATACAGTGGCCCCTCCAGAAAAACTTATTGAACCTTATACTCAAGGAGCTGTAGCAGAAGATACAACGGCAAACTTAAACATTGAAAAAAGAATATCGCCCGTAAACAGGTCGTCGGAAGAACATCGATCACAGACTTTATCACGTAACACGCCTGTTGTAGAATACACGAGTAATCGTGATATTCCTCACACTCATTACACTGTGCAGCACGATGCTGCCCGTTCAGGTCCTTTGGATTTATCAAATAAGATAACGAACAAAAAAGATTCGTTTCAATATGTTCCACAGGAACAATTTCCTGTCGTGGCGTACGACACCTATGAGACATTAgatttatctaataaaaatttaGGAACATTGCCTGTCCGAGACACGCAGCTAAGCAGTGACGATGTCGTAGATTTGCGCATTAATTACGCTCACGCATCTCTTCAATCGAGGTACACACCGCTGATTCCTGAATTAGTTAATACCGAAGTAGAAGATGACAATGCAACTGATTTATCCGTAAGACGCGACGAAGATTTTCCCACTGACTTATCAATGAACAGAAGAGATTACAGTACGCCTAGTAATTCCTATGAGAAAACGGCAGAAGGTCACGGCCGTTCACCGATAAATTATATTCGAGATTTTTCCAACCCGATCAGGCACGTTGAAGATAGGTGTATTATTGTACATGAATATTTTGACGAAAATTCGGAAAGGATTGTGGTGGTCGAAAATGAAGTGCCCGCTGACTTTTCAAGTAGAAGAAGCTTGAGTAGATCTAATATGAGCATCATGGAAGGACCGATGCATCTGAATACATATGCAAACAATGCAGAATCTAATGATGAAAATGTTCCGGCTGATTTGTCTGGAAAAAGTAGACCATTTATGCCAACCAATGGTGCCACTATTACTAACACGGTTTGCAATTATGATAACTATGATACCCAACAAGCGCCACGTTGTTTGAGTTCTGATCAAATTATTGACTATCGCTTTAATCGGCCAATACAAACTCCTTCAGAAACCAATTTCACAAGACCAAGCACTCGAAAGTCAATTTCCTATGGTGAACCCTCAGTACATTTCGACACAACATTGAACACAGCTTTGAGAGCTTGTATAACACAGGATTTATCAGCCCATGACGGTTCAGTGAACAAAAGTAAAAACTTTGAACAAATCGATTACTCCAACTCCGAAGTGCCGTTAAGTTTAGTTTCGAAATCAGCTATCGAGAGTACGACTCGCAACTCTTCACGTATTTCGAAATCGAAAAAAACAGAAACTGAGATGACTGCCTCAGCTTACACTACAGCGAACATTAGTGTTCCAGTTTCAATTACTGAACCTATATATACAAGTGCCACAGTGGTTTCAACTGTAAACACTCTCACAGCTAGTAAAAATATAGAAACATTAAATATAACAACGGAGAGTAATGAGACACATTGCACTGAATTATCTGAGACACACGATCTGTCATCCGATGATAAAAATTCAGAATCAAAAAAGTTACCAGTTACCAATACTCTGACTACAACAACTTCTACAAGGGAGACAGATCAAAGAAAACCAGAAACAGTTAATATTAGCAATAGTACTGCAAATTCAGATCAAGATCCTGAAACTGCCAGAAAAATCGCCTTGTTACCAAAAGAGCTTGTGGAGATATTGGGAACTATGCCTGTTGATCATCGAAACCAACTTTTGAACGTACTACCCCAATACGTATCGACATCAACGTCGCCCGTATCTCATACTAAAACAGTCGAAGGCGTTACTTGCAACTCGGGATCTGCGGGAAATATAGTTAAAGCAGTTAATCAAGACACAAAAGAGTTTAAGTTTGAGGCTAATTCTGAGGATGGACGTGTGAATAACACTTTTTCTCCATCTTCTAAAAACTTTCAATTTTCTGAATCGTCACCAATTTCTGTGTCAAGTTCGATACTTTTGACACCGCCAACTCCTCAGCTGTCCGAACGATATTCACTCCAGTCTCAAGAAAGTAGTGAAATACAGATGTATAACACGAGAAAATCCCGTGCGTCAATCGAGGAACAAACGCCTTCAACGAGTGTTGATTCAAACAAATTAAATGTTGGCTCAAATATGCTTGCTGTGAAAAGGTTAACAAACACCATTGATAAGAATGACCCAGATAGAGTGATTGATTTAACTGTGGATGAAAATTCGTCAGAAAATACAGAATCAACAAATTTAGAATCTGTTATTCACACAAATATGATCAATGTATCAACTAAAGATATAGCTTCGACAGCAGTTATTTCTAAGTCAAAGGTACAAAAGACGAGCAGTGACAAAACTGCGAGCTTAAGGGCAGTGCGTATTAAAACACCCTCCGAAAGACATCGCTCTATGGTGTCAGAAAATACAATGGTCAGCAAACAAAATAAATCGTCCCTTACTATTAATGTACAAGATGACACTAGCAAAGAATCTGAAAATATTAGTCCTATGGCTATTCAACAAGCTGAAGTTAGTAGTACGCAGCATCGTCCCGTACTAAGGACATCTGAAACACCCATGGAATCTCCTACTGAGCAACATCTCAAGACAGAGAAATTGATTGAAAAGAAAAACAACGACGAAGTTCCCACTGTAACCGATAAAACAAATTTAGTAACCTCTACCCTTTCAAAAGATATGAACTCGAATTTTAATAATGAATGTCCCACTATCGTTTGCAATAACAATTCTACTTTAACTCCAGGAGAAACAATAAATGTCTCATCTTCAAAAGGATCATATAGTGACTTTGATATAAATGATAAGACAAAAGCGATTCACGACGTGCCTccgaaggaaaatgatataattgaAAAACCATCGTTGTTCAATACTCCTAAAGATTCTACTTTGATAGAAGATGATGACTCTGATGATGATATTTCACTAGCTGTTATAGTAAAGCAAAAACAGAAAGATTCAAATTtagtttctaattcgaaccagAATACAAAAATTGATGTTGAAAGAAAACTATCaggaaataaaaagaaaagaaaagcgAAGAAAATCAGTAAATCTAAAGAGATTTCTAGTGATAAATCtttaataaaagataaactcGAATTTACCAAAAGTACACCTACAGCTATTGTTAGCGaaattagtttaataaataaggAACGCGTATGTAATGAAAGCAATTTAATTGATAAGATATCCCATGGTAAGAAGAATTCTAGAAAAGGGAGACGCCTTAACAATGCTCAAATTATCAAATACTCGGATAGAAAAGATCAAAATAATGACAATAAAGCTTacgaaaatgaaattaataaagaaaacaatGTTTCTTCTGACATAATTAAAAATACGGAATCTACTGaagaattatttaaattaaaaactattgacCAAGAACCTAATTTATCTTCGTCTAATACAATAGTAAATACCGAAATTAATAACATAGACTGTCTAAATCCTCCAGTAAAGAAAGATAAAAGTAAGAAAATGTTGGAAATACATACAGCATGCGGCCAATCCACCAACGAAATTTCAGAAATCAATAAAGTTGTCAGTGAAAAAAGTGACCCAAGACAGAATGATTCAAAACTTAAGCAGTCTCAAAATCTTTTAAATTCTTCTTGTATTGAACAATCCTTACCACAACCTCAGGCAGGCACTGAAACTGAATCAGTATTAAGCACTGCAGAggtatccgaaaaccgtaatgAAATCATAGAGTCCAAGAGCGATGATCTTAAACTTCATTCCTTGAATAAAACCGATAAATCAAAAGACTTAAGTGGTGAAAAATGTACGAAAAGTAAGAAAGTTAGTATCGAAATTTGTGCTGCTACTAATATGAATTCTGAGATAGAAGAAACAAACGTAACACCATTACGTCGTAGTAGACGTGGCAaatcattatttattgataGTAACTCCACTACGACTGTCAATCCTGCTTGTCGAGATAATGCTAATGAACAAAGAGCTCCACTTActaaaaaacaattaatattttCGAAACTTTTATTGGATGAAAAAAACCACAACAAAACATCTTTGAATGTTGGTCCAGTGATAGTTGAGAAAAACCTCCATAAAACGCCTTCATATACTAACCCAGAAAAGACGGAAGGCGCCTTCAACAAAATGTCTTTAAATATTAACCCAAAAATGGTCGAAGAAAACTCTAGTAAATCTTTAACAGTTCCAATTCTAAacgaaaacaaaaataatttagctTTATGTATCGcttcaaaaaaacaaaaagatcaAGATTTGGAAACTCAAACAGATTCGTCGGCAGAGTGTGACAGTAGTATAGTTAATGAGAACTCTTCTGCAAAGAAAAATACGAATACACGAAACACAACTATCAATAAACGAAAAATATCCCCCCAATGtaaaagaaaatcaaaaaagaaaaaatccttaCGTAATCAAACTAAGTCTGAGGATACCGATGTAGAGTTACAACAGAAAGTCAATACAGAAAATGAAGTAAATCAGAATATAGTAGAAAATAAAGAAACACCCTTGATAATGAATGATTTGGTTTCTGAAATACCGTCTAAGATTAATGAAGagttggttaaaaaagataCGAGTGAAGTAAATGTTGACTGTATAAGTTCACCTACTAATTTGGAGTCTCCGAATATAAGTCCAAAACCTTTGCCAATTGAAAAAAGAAAATCCTGTTCTCCAGTAAGACAAGATTCTTTGCAAAGTTCGAAGCCAAAGAAATGTAAATTAAACGATGAAAATGAAAGTATCGTAGGTGCAATTAGCAGTAAAGAAGATGAAACGGGAAGTACAGTAGAATTAAAAAGTCTTGAAAACTGTGTAGTACCTGCGAAAAATGTTACTTGCTATAACAAACCAGCTAGACGTGCACGTTCTAAATCTGTTGTTGTGAAATCTTCTGGCGCCGATTTTTATGATCCTTATGACATTGACTTGGAAGATATGGTAGATAAAacagaaagaaaagaaatatcTGCTAAAATGAGTTTTAgttcttttaaatcgtcaatCGCAGCTAAAACACGAAAATTAAGCAAAACAACGACTGCTATAATAGACATAAATACTAATGTTTTGGTTGATGATAACGAAAAAGTACCTGACCGTAACGACGATAACATTGGTTTTCACAAAAACACTCTTCTTTGCACAAAAGATGGTAGTAGTGATTCTGACGATTCATCAAAAAGTGATGTCCCTCTAAAGAAATATGCTGAAGAGAAGGAGAAAAAATTGGCTGAAATGTCACTTACGATGGGTCGCAATAAAAATCGTAGTGATAATATTGATGAATCTAACGAGAAGTGGCAAGATAAATCGAAGGCAAGAAAAAAGCATGATCGATCTATTTCAGTAaataagaaagaagaaaaaattgcAGATGATAAAATTGATAGTGAAAAAGATCTTCGATCTGAACAATTTATGGAAAGCTTTGGATTCTTTTCTGAAAGAAAACCACGTAAATCTAATTTGCTTGCtacgaaaaaaatatccgaaaCATTCCATATTATAGCTAATGATAGTGACGATGTTTATTTTGCGACAAAAGATCGTGGTAGTAAAAAAGGATCAGCTGATAATAGAAAGGAAGACACAAAAAATTTGAAAGGATCTTCGGTTTCACCAACAAAGAAACCCGCGAAGCGTGTTAGAAAAAAGAAGAGTACAACTCCTGAACAGCTTGAACCAAGATTTTGCACC ACAAGTGAGGATCAGTTGGCGTTATTGGAAAAGAGACTTGACGATACATGCGAAATTAAAAGTGACGAAGATATGGATGCTATCACTGcgaaaaatatattagaaaGTGATGAAGTTCGTAATTTAGAATATGACTTGATATCTAATCTTAAAGAAGCCAATGGTCTGAAAGGATTTGCTAGGCTTCGAATACACTCGTCGGACGAGCTGACAGGAAACGTTTCAGAAGTATTGGCTTCTACATCTAACTATCAAAAAGATTTTAACTTTGAAGCTACAGAAGATTCAGTCGCTACCAAGCCCAAAAGACACCCTGAAGTAAAAGATAAAATGTACCCGGACCTGTATGATAACATAGACATGTTTGAAGACAAATTTGacaaaatcaaaagaaaatgtAGATCTCAAGCGGCAGCCGCGAAGCAAATTCAGACACAGGTGGATCCTAATCTGAG TCACAAAAACCAGAAGAAGTCCGATAGAAAGAAAGGAAAGAAAAgctctaaaaaaagtcaaaacattGTGCCCACCAAAGGAGCTCTGAAAGGATTCGACGGCATAAAGGTTTCAATATTAACATCGGACATCGACATGTCTGCAATCGTCCCTCCCGTAGGAAATTCgtttaaaaagaagaaaaagaatacTTCCAAAAGAAAAAGAGAGCGAAAGAGTTCCGACGTGAGTAGTAAATCTGACAGCGATCATGTAACTAAAGACTCATCTCAGAGAAAAGTGGACGTATATGAATTCCTAGACACAGAAGATGCTGAATTGTTTGAATTCAGACCGTCCACTTTAATGGAGAGATTTAAAAGCATAAGTAATAAAGAAACGCCAAGCACATCGAAGTCGTATTCGAACGAATTGGCGCATTCCTCCAGTGAAAGTGTATCTGACGGAGACGACTTTGTGTATATGGACGACTTGCTGTTCAGCGAGGACGAGACCGAGAATAGTGTGCTCTCGTGCGAGATAGGGTGCGGGAAAGGCAACAACGAGACGAAGAAAGCGTCGCCGCTCAAGAGGAAAGATGTCATCGAGAAGAACGCGGTCATGGGCAAAATATTCAAGCACAATGCAGTTCGTACCGATAAAAAGAACACTAAACATTTCGCGAAGCCTAAAGCTAATCTCGATCAGTTGTTTGATAGTTTACTTGAAAATGAGCCTAAAGAACAATCGAAGGATGAAGCACCTCCTAAAGAAGATACTCCGTCTGCTAGCACGTATTGTAGTCTGTCGCCGAAAAGGAAGGAGACCGTACAGTCGAAACGTGACGAGCTGCCTCCCGTCGTTCTGTCGAGGAAACCCGAGCCCAGCATGGCCGTGACTCCTTTCGAAGAATTAATCAGTCAACGAAACGCACATAAATATGAATCCGCAAAAGAATACACTCAGCTGAACCGCGCGAATAAATCGAACACTCCATTCGGCAAGTACCGAGACACAGGCGTGGCCGATGACGACGATTGCAAATCCAAGTATCGCGATTCGCACGACGAGGTTCTGCACTCGCCTGCGAGAGACGGCGAGGACGAGGCTTCGGAGGCGGGCGGCGTGGCGCGGCAGCGCGCGCGGCGCAAGTGCGCGGTGGGCAAGCAGAACGTATTGGCGGAGACATGGAGCTCGGAGTCGGAGCCGGACGCGGCGCCGCGGCCCACTAGCGCCGAGTCGGTGCTCGCGGCGCACGCGCGGCGCCGTCGCGCGCGGCGGCGCCGGCCCGCGCCCAGCGCGCGCACGCGGCCGCCGCCGCTGTGCTGGCCGGGCGACGCCGCGCCTGAGCACCCGCAACAGCACGGCTGGATCGTGGGCGACAGCCACAAGAAGCTCGTCACCATGCTGGCGCACGCCAAGGGCCGCAAGCGCAGCCACGACGAGCGCCGGCCGCTGCTCGAGTGA